The following are encoded together in the Bradyrhizobium genosp. L genome:
- a CDS encoding efflux RND transporter periplasmic adaptor subunit, with protein MPPTEQRPPVSHRKLGIFGVVALIGAGLIVGTGIRAREEQDTRLKEWTDDQAVPSVAVSLPNAKALSPTLDLPGRLEAYTRAPIFARVSGYLKSWNADIGARVKAGQVIAEIEAPDLDQQLLQARADLASAQASAKLSEATLARRKTLVASNFVSAQEIDERTADLSNKNGAVKADQANVERLEALAGYKKITVPFDGVVTSRDTDVGALINAGGTTGPAMFTISDVRKLRVYVNVPQNYVPAIKIGAKAALTMPEYPNRTFQATVEASSQAVDVASGTTRMQLGLDNSSGELMPGGYASVKLNLQRDSMPLSIPASALIFNSNGLRVATVTPEDKVLFKTVTIGRDLGKEIELASGLAPDDRIITAPPDGLADGDQVRVTGAGAKGKPTASEKQDVKG; from the coding sequence ATGCCGCCCACTGAACAACGCCCCCCGGTTTCGCACCGGAAATTGGGCATCTTCGGCGTGGTGGCGCTGATTGGCGCAGGGCTGATCGTCGGCACCGGAATTCGCGCCCGTGAGGAGCAGGACACGCGGCTGAAGGAATGGACCGACGACCAGGCCGTTCCAAGCGTCGCGGTCTCGCTGCCCAACGCCAAGGCGCTGAGTCCCACGCTCGACCTGCCGGGCCGGCTCGAGGCCTATACCCGCGCGCCGATCTTCGCCCGGGTGTCCGGCTACCTGAAGAGCTGGAACGCCGACATCGGCGCCCGGGTCAAGGCCGGCCAGGTGATCGCCGAGATCGAGGCGCCCGACCTCGACCAGCAATTGCTGCAGGCGCGCGCCGATCTCGCCAGCGCCCAGGCCAGCGCCAAGCTGTCGGAAGCCACGCTGGCCCGGCGCAAGACGCTGGTGGCCTCGAACTTCGTCTCCGCCCAGGAGATCGACGAGCGCACCGCCGACCTCTCCAACAAGAACGGCGCTGTGAAGGCCGATCAGGCCAATGTCGAGCGGCTGGAAGCGCTCGCCGGCTACAAGAAGATCACGGTGCCGTTCGACGGCGTGGTCACCTCGCGCGACACCGACGTCGGCGCGCTGATCAATGCCGGCGGCACGACGGGCCCCGCGATGTTCACGATCTCGGACGTCCGCAAGCTGCGCGTCTATGTCAACGTGCCGCAGAACTACGTTCCTGCGATCAAGATCGGCGCCAAGGCCGCGCTCACGATGCCGGAATATCCGAACCGCACCTTCCAAGCCACGGTGGAGGCCTCCTCGCAGGCGGTCGACGTCGCTTCCGGCACGACGCGGATGCAGCTCGGGCTCGACAATTCCTCCGGTGAATTGATGCCGGGCGGCTACGCCAGCGTGAAGCTCAATCTGCAGCGCGATTCCATGCCGCTCAGCATTCCTGCCAGCGCGCTGATCTTCAACAGCAACGGCCTGCGGGTTGCCACCGTGACGCCCGAGGACAAGGTGCTGTTCAAGACGGTCACGATCGGCCGCGACCTCGGCAAGGAGATCGAGCTTGCCTCCGGCCTCGCCCCCGACGACCGCATCATCACCGCCCCGCCGGACGGTCTCGCCGACGGCGACCAAGTCCGCGTCACAGGCGCCGGCGCCAAAGGCAAGCCGACCGCCTCCGAAAAGCAGGACGTGAAGGGGTAG
- a CDS encoding acetyl-CoA acetyltransferase, giving the protein MSNSIPEDRIPVIVGVGEIVDRPKDIAAGLEPLTLLEQALQRAEADSGARLLSEVQSLDVVNFLSWRYRDPEKQLAQRLGIAPAHLYYGPVGGESPIRYLHEAAQRIARGECSVAAVCGAEAQSTATKAQRAGVELPWTPFTHDVEEPKRGAAYQKPMAVTLGVFRPITVYPLYESATSAAWGQAPREALKESGDLWATYARVAAGNPNSWLKKSFTGEEITTATPDNRMIAWPYTKLMVANPTVNMGGALILTSLAKARAAGVPEDRLIYPLGGASAEEPRDYLIRDQFVESHAQTAVLKAVMDLVEGDGRKFDAIELYSCFPCVPKMARRTLGLGADVQPTVTGGLTFFGAPLNTYMTHAACAMVRKLRSGGTLGLLYGQGGFVTKHHGLVLSRVAPQAELKQATSVQAEADRHRGTVPEFTTDARGKGKVEAFTVIYRGNGEVEHGVTMLRTEDGRRTLGRVPASDTGTLEHLQNMERTPVGTTGDIVTAVDGMLEWRVG; this is encoded by the coding sequence ATGTCGAACAGCATCCCCGAAGACCGCATTCCCGTCATCGTCGGCGTCGGCGAAATCGTCGATCGTCCGAAAGACATCGCGGCAGGACTCGAACCGCTCACGCTGCTCGAGCAAGCGCTGCAGCGCGCCGAGGCCGATAGCGGCGCAAGGCTGCTCTCCGAGGTGCAGTCGCTCGACGTCGTCAACTTCCTGAGCTGGCGCTACCGCGATCCCGAGAAGCAACTGGCGCAGCGGCTCGGCATTGCGCCAGCACACCTCTACTACGGCCCGGTCGGCGGCGAGAGCCCGATCCGCTATCTGCACGAGGCGGCGCAACGCATCGCGCGCGGCGAATGCAGCGTCGCCGCGGTGTGCGGCGCCGAGGCCCAGTCGACCGCGACCAAGGCGCAGCGCGCCGGCGTCGAGCTGCCGTGGACGCCGTTCACGCATGACGTCGAGGAGCCGAAACGCGGCGCCGCATACCAGAAGCCGATGGCGGTGACGCTCGGCGTGTTCAGGCCGATCACGGTCTATCCGCTGTATGAATCCGCGACGTCGGCGGCATGGGGCCAGGCGCCGCGCGAAGCGCTCAAGGAGTCAGGCGACTTGTGGGCGACCTATGCGCGGGTTGCGGCCGGCAATCCGAACTCGTGGCTGAAGAAGTCTTTCACCGGCGAGGAGATCACGACGGCGACGCCGGACAATCGGATGATCGCCTGGCCCTACACCAAACTGATGGTGGCGAACCCGACCGTGAACATGGGCGGCGCACTGATCCTCACCAGCCTGGCCAAGGCGCGCGCCGCCGGCGTGCCGGAAGACAGACTGATCTATCCGCTCGGCGGCGCGTCGGCGGAAGAGCCGCGCGACTATTTGATCCGCGACCAGTTCGTCGAGAGCCACGCGCAGACCGCGGTGCTGAAGGCGGTCATGGACCTCGTCGAGGGCGACGGCAGGAAATTCGACGCGATCGAGCTCTACAGCTGCTTCCCCTGCGTGCCGAAGATGGCACGGCGGACGCTGGGCCTGGGCGCCGACGTGCAGCCGACCGTCACCGGCGGCCTCACCTTCTTCGGCGCGCCGCTCAACACCTACATGACACATGCGGCCTGCGCGATGGTGCGCAAATTGAGAAGCGGCGGCACGCTCGGCCTGCTCTATGGCCAGGGCGGGTTCGTCACCAAGCATCACGGCCTGGTGCTGTCGCGCGTGGCACCGCAGGCAGAGTTGAAGCAGGCGACCTCAGTGCAGGCGGAGGCCGATCGCCATCGCGGCACAGTGCCCGAGTTCACGACGGACGCGCGCGGCAAGGGCAAGGTCGAGGCTTTCACCGTGATCTATCGCGGCAATGGCGAAGTCGAGCACGGCGTCACCATGCTGCGCACCGAGGACGGCCGCCGCACGCTCGGCCGCGTGCCGGCGAGCGACACGGGGACGCTCGAGCATTTGCAGAACATGGAGCGGACGCCGGTCGGGACGACCGGCGACATCGTCACCGCCGTCGACGGCATGCTGGAATGGCGGGTGGGGTAA